A region from the Colwellia sp. PAMC 21821 genome encodes:
- a CDS encoding aminoglycoside phosphotransferase family protein, with protein sequence MTQSITNEILALVLPKFGYSIDDCQISLLGNGLINNTYLVKTTDKTFVLQCLNQQVFTSPLNVTNNADQISSHLQVKSDNNRYALTPVCQLRTTDNKNHVVVQGQYWRSLHYIPNCYTVESIANVEQASTVANAFAQFTAALSDFNSESLAEIITQFHDLSMRIVQLNQAIDNASKPLLIAAQASIQFIQSQQNFIDNIVKTTKSLPLRVTHNDTKINNLLFSTETNKPVAVIDLDTCMAGYLMHDFGDMVRTCCASIAEDSADLDNMSIDWNMLTALTSAYVAGFNGSLSEIERTSLLCGIKLMPFMLSTRFLTDFLNGDRYFKTTYARHNLVRAENQLQLYKLFCQQESLLTDIVLSTPALNATYK encoded by the coding sequence ATGACTCAGTCCATAACGAATGAAATATTAGCCTTAGTATTACCGAAATTTGGTTATTCTATTGATGATTGCCAAATATCTTTATTGGGTAATGGCCTAATAAACAACACATACTTAGTAAAAACCACTGATAAAACCTTTGTTTTACAATGTTTAAATCAACAGGTTTTTACTTCGCCACTGAATGTAACAAACAATGCCGACCAGATCAGTTCGCACTTACAGGTTAAGTCGGATAATAACCGCTATGCTTTAACGCCTGTTTGCCAGCTACGTACTACAGACAATAAAAACCATGTTGTTGTACAAGGACAATATTGGCGCAGTCTGCATTACATTCCCAACTGTTATACTGTTGAGTCAATAGCTAACGTAGAGCAAGCAAGCACTGTCGCCAATGCCTTTGCACAATTTACAGCTGCACTCAGTGATTTTAACAGCGAAAGTCTAGCAGAAATCATTACACAGTTTCATGATTTGTCGATGCGAATAGTACAGCTTAACCAAGCAATAGATAACGCGTCAAAGCCATTATTAATTGCCGCTCAAGCAAGTATTCAGTTTATTCAATCTCAGCAAAATTTTATCGACAATATTGTAAAAACAACGAAAAGCTTACCCTTGCGTGTCACCCATAACGACACAAAAATTAACAACCTACTTTTTAGCACAGAGACTAACAAACCAGTCGCGGTGATTGACTTAGACACTTGTATGGCAGGTTATTTGATGCATGATTTTGGCGACATGGTACGCACTTGCTGTGCATCCATTGCCGAAGATAGTGCTGATCTCGATAATATGTCAATTGATTGGAATATGCTAACGGCACTCACAAGTGCTTATGTTGCAGGTTTTAATGGCTCACTAAGTGAAATTGAACGAACGAGCTTATTATGTGGCATCAAATTGATGCCCTTTATGCTCAGCACCCGTTTTTTAACTGACTTCTTAAATGGCGATCGATATTTTAAAACCACTTATGCCCGCCACAATTTAGTCAGAGCAGAAAATCAATTACAACTCTATAAATTATTTTGCCAGCAAGAGTCTTTGTTAACAGACATTGTACTATCAACGCCTGCACTAAACGCTACGTATAAATAA
- a CDS encoding LysR family transcriptional regulator, with protein sequence MDLKSLKYFISVYELKSFSAAAKACFIAQPSISAAIAQLEQQLKVQLFIRHARGVTPSEQGKKLFPLAKQLLGQAGAIKSVFSEKTNKHPFNLGVTRGLGVERMSLLLKEFTSANPSVELTLVPHTENVDARIILKDELHENEQYIDMWHEDYLLALPYDHILALKDTVTIQQLDGLPFIQRTPCSAWDHLQDTLAISGVSLDVRAKITTIDYALGLVHAGLGCAFLPAHSEIIKRSDVVFRPIVGLQSTREIVLAYTASSKAINNLKRLAHKHAH encoded by the coding sequence ATGGATTTAAAGTCACTGAAGTATTTTATTTCGGTCTATGAGCTAAAAAGTTTTAGTGCTGCTGCAAAAGCATGTTTTATCGCTCAGCCTTCAATATCAGCAGCAATAGCCCAACTTGAGCAACAACTTAAAGTGCAACTTTTTATTCGTCATGCGCGTGGCGTAACGCCTTCAGAGCAAGGTAAAAAATTATTTCCATTGGCGAAACAGTTGTTAGGACAAGCAGGCGCAATTAAAAGCGTTTTTTCAGAAAAAACCAATAAGCACCCCTTCAACCTAGGTGTTACTCGCGGCTTAGGTGTCGAACGCATGAGCTTATTGTTAAAAGAATTTACCTCCGCAAACCCTTCTGTCGAATTGACTTTAGTACCACATACTGAAAATGTTGATGCACGCATTATTTTAAAAGATGAACTCCATGAAAATGAGCAGTACATTGACATGTGGCATGAAGATTACTTACTTGCCCTACCGTATGATCATATATTAGCACTTAAAGATACCGTTACAATTCAACAGCTAGACGGCTTACCTTTTATTCAGCGTACGCCTTGCAGTGCTTGGGATCACCTACAAGACACTTTAGCGATCTCAGGCGTTAGCCTTGATGTACGGGCAAAAATAACAACCATCGATTATGCACTTGGCTTGGTACATGCTGGTTTAGGCTGCGCATTTTTACCCGCGCATAGTGAAATTATTAAACGCAGTGACGTAGTTTTCAGGCCTATAGTTGGCTTGCAATCAACCCGTGAAATTGTATTAGCTTACACCGCATCGTCAAAAGCTATTAATAATTTAAAACGATTAGCCCATAAACATGCGCATTAA
- a CDS encoding acyl-CoA dehydrogenase, with translation MSNSNSANRPSFKWQDPLLLESLLSEEERMIRDSAHQYCQEKLMPRILMANRNEVFDVEIMRELGALGLLGATLPEKYGCAGVNYVTYGLVAREVERVDSGYRSAMSVQSSLVMHPIYAYGSEEQRMKYLPKLASGEYIGCFGLTEPNSGSDPASMTTHAKAVEGGFRMTGNKMWITNSPVADIFVVWGKLDGVIRGFVLEKGMEGLSAPKIEGKFSLRASITGEIVMDNVFVPSENLLPNVKGLSGPFGCLNKARYGIAWGALGAAEFCWHGARQYTLDREQFGRPLAATQLIQKKLADMQTDITTGLLACLQVGRLMDSDQLAPEAISLIKRNSCGKALEIARTARDMHGGNGIADEFHIIRHMMNLEAVNTYEGTHDVHALILGRAQTGLQAFY, from the coding sequence ATGTCTAATTCAAACAGTGCAAACCGTCCTTCGTTTAAATGGCAAGATCCACTTTTATTGGAATCTTTATTGTCTGAAGAGGAGCGAATGATCCGTGACAGTGCGCATCAATATTGCCAAGAAAAACTCATGCCAAGAATATTAATGGCCAATCGCAATGAAGTATTCGATGTTGAAATTATGCGCGAGCTAGGTGCACTGGGCTTATTAGGCGCAACATTGCCTGAAAAATATGGCTGTGCTGGCGTGAATTATGTTACTTACGGCTTAGTTGCTCGTGAAGTGGAGCGCGTTGATAGTGGCTATCGCAGCGCGATGAGTGTGCAGTCGTCGTTAGTTATGCATCCGATTTATGCTTATGGCAGTGAAGAGCAACGGATGAAATATTTACCTAAATTAGCGTCTGGCGAATACATTGGTTGTTTTGGCTTAACTGAGCCAAATTCAGGTTCAGATCCTGCCAGTATGACGACTCATGCCAAAGCGGTAGAGGGTGGTTTTCGCATGACAGGTAATAAAATGTGGATCACGAACTCACCCGTGGCCGATATTTTTGTGGTTTGGGGCAAACTTGATGGCGTAATTCGTGGCTTTGTTTTAGAAAAAGGCATGGAAGGGTTAAGCGCACCAAAAATTGAAGGTAAATTTTCATTACGTGCATCAATTACCGGTGAAATCGTGATGGATAACGTTTTTGTGCCAAGCGAAAACTTATTGCCGAATGTTAAAGGGTTATCAGGTCCATTTGGTTGTTTGAATAAAGCACGCTACGGCATTGCCTGGGGCGCTTTAGGTGCGGCTGAGTTTTGTTGGCATGGTGCGCGTCAATACACCCTTGACCGTGAACAATTTGGTCGTCCTTTGGCGGCAACACAGTTAATTCAGAAAAAATTAGCCGATATGCAAACCGATATTACCACCGGGTTATTGGCTTGTTTGCAAGTGGGTCGCTTAATGGATTCGGACCAATTAGCGCCAGAAGCCATATCGCTGATTAAACGTAATTCATGTGGTAAAGCATTAGAAATTGCTCGAACTGCCCGCGATATGCATGGTGGTAACGGTATTGCTGATGAGTTTCATATTATTCGCCATATGATGAATCTTGAAGCGGTAAATACCTATGAGGGTACGCATGATGTGCATGCCTTGATACTCGGTAGAGCACAAACCGGTTTGCAAGCATTCTACTAA
- a CDS encoding alpha-ketoacid dehydrogenase subunit alpha/beta has protein sequence MSDRNQLVKENFINFVRAQTLPDSTCTLTPEAVGLSSADVIDLFETQVMSRHLDLQSRVMQKKGQSFYTIGSSGHEGNAAYAKAFRPTDMAFLHYRSGAFVIQRSKQVPGQTILYDMLLSFAASKDDPISGGRHKVLGSKALSIPPQTSTIASHLPKAMGAAYSIPLAKRLAHKGEIPDDGVIICNFGDASSNHSTTQGAINSTAWAAYQSIPMPIVFVCEDNGIGISTATPEGWIAANYENRAGLTYLYCDGLNILDTYKTAKEAERIARELRKPVFLHIRTVRILGHAGSDAEFVYRDMADITATEFQDPLLHTARIILENEILTAEQLIEIYQNVEKRIAVIADNAASKAKLTSADAVMASIIPNVQKARSSLVVSDEARSEIFKHEKHNLPKKQHLAKLINWALMDLMAEYPNIVMCGEDIGKKGGVYNVTAKLCERFGKSRVINTLLDEQTILGTAIGLAHNGFLPIPEIQFLAYVHNAEDQIRGEAATLPFFSNGQFTNPMVIRIAGLAYQKGFGGHFHNDNSFAVFRDIPGLIIACPSNGADAVEMMRASVRLAQEQQRMVIFLEPIALYMAKDLHQEGDGLWTFEYQPPTLTDSSIDLGVKVAGSGKQLCILTYGNGNYLSRQAQAKLAEQGIDARVVDLRWLAPLDEQGILAQVKDCQHVLIVDECRQTGSISEALVTLIHEQTSKCPKIKRVTASDSFIPLGAAAYEVLPSVDNIVDAAKEICQ, from the coding sequence ATGTCTGATCGTAATCAGTTGGTGAAAGAAAACTTTATCAACTTTGTTCGCGCCCAAACCTTGCCTGACTCAACTTGCACTTTAACTCCTGAAGCTGTTGGACTCAGTTCAGCTGATGTCATTGATCTATTTGAAACGCAAGTGATGAGTCGACACCTTGATTTGCAATCACGGGTGATGCAGAAAAAAGGCCAAAGCTTTTATACCATTGGTAGCTCTGGTCATGAGGGTAATGCGGCTTATGCCAAAGCTTTTCGTCCAACAGATATGGCATTTTTACATTATCGTAGTGGCGCGTTTGTTATACAGCGTAGTAAGCAAGTGCCAGGACAAACGATTTTATATGACATGCTGTTGTCATTTGCGGCCTCAAAAGATGATCCTATTTCGGGTGGGCGTCATAAAGTACTGGGAAGTAAAGCGCTCTCAATTCCACCGCAAACAAGTACCATAGCGTCGCATTTACCTAAAGCGATGGGCGCGGCTTATAGCATTCCGTTAGCAAAACGTTTAGCGCATAAAGGTGAGATCCCAGACGATGGCGTTATTATTTGTAATTTTGGTGATGCTTCCTCGAATCATTCCACCACGCAAGGGGCGATAAACAGCACAGCTTGGGCCGCTTATCAGTCGATTCCTATGCCCATTGTGTTTGTCTGTGAAGATAATGGTATTGGTATTTCAACAGCTACACCGGAAGGCTGGATTGCCGCCAACTATGAAAATAGAGCCGGATTAACTTATCTTTATTGTGATGGCTTGAATATTTTAGATACTTACAAAACCGCAAAAGAAGCTGAACGTATTGCTCGAGAATTGCGTAAACCGGTATTTTTGCATATCCGCACCGTGCGTATTTTGGGGCACGCTGGCTCTGACGCTGAGTTTGTTTATCGTGATATGGCCGACATTACGGCAACAGAGTTTCAAGACCCACTGTTACATACCGCGCGTATTATTTTAGAAAACGAAATTTTAACGGCTGAACAGCTGATTGAAATTTACCAAAATGTAGAAAAGCGCATTGCTGTTATTGCTGACAATGCCGCTAGTAAAGCTAAGCTGACCAGCGCTGATGCAGTCATGGCTAGCATTATACCTAATGTGCAAAAAGCACGTAGTTCTTTGGTGGTTAGCGATGAAGCCCGTTCAGAAATATTCAAACATGAAAAACACAATCTCCCTAAAAAACAACATTTAGCAAAATTGATTAATTGGGCATTAATGGATTTGATGGCTGAATACCCCAATATTGTGATGTGTGGTGAAGATATTGGCAAAAAAGGCGGTGTTTATAACGTAACGGCAAAATTATGCGAACGTTTTGGCAAAAGCCGGGTGATTAATACTTTATTAGATGAGCAAACTATTTTAGGTACTGCCATCGGCTTAGCGCATAACGGCTTTTTACCGATACCTGAAATTCAATTTCTAGCTTATGTACACAACGCTGAAGATCAAATTCGGGGCGAAGCAGCAACATTACCATTTTTCTCAAATGGGCAATTTACTAACCCTATGGTGATTCGTATTGCTGGCTTAGCTTATCAAAAAGGCTTTGGTGGCCATTTCCATAACGATAACTCTTTTGCCGTTTTTCGTGATATTCCAGGTTTAATTATTGCGTGTCCGTCAAATGGTGCTGACGCGGTTGAAATGATGCGAGCCAGTGTGCGCTTAGCGCAAGAGCAGCAACGTATGGTGATATTTTTAGAACCAATAGCTTTGTACATGGCGAAAGATTTACATCAAGAAGGTGATGGGTTGTGGACCTTTGAATATCAACCTCCGACGTTGACAGACAGCAGTATCGATTTAGGCGTTAAGGTTGCCGGTTCTGGCAAACAATTGTGTATTTTAACCTACGGCAATGGTAATTACTTATCGCGCCAGGCCCAAGCTAAATTAGCCGAGCAGGGCATTGATGCGCGAGTTGTTGATTTACGTTGGCTAGCACCGTTAGATGAGCAAGGCATTTTGGCGCAAGTAAAAGATTGTCAGCATGTGCTGATTGTTGATGAATGTCGTCAAACTGGCTCAATTAGTGAAGCCCTAGTGACTTTAATTCATGAGCAAACAAGTAAATGTCCTAAAATAAAACGCGTTACCGCCAGTGACAGTTTCATTCCCCTTGGTGCTGCAGCCTATGAGGTATTACCATCGGTTGATAATATTGTCGATGCTGCGAAGGAGATTTGCCAATGA
- a CDS encoding ACP S-malonyltransferase, which produces MSSSIKNTDKAPVKVMSNKKQRAVVICPGRGTYNKEELGYLQRLHSDKTEIVSLIDDFRDSKGQIKVAELDGMENYSMRTHTAGENASALIYACALSDYQAINKDEFDIVAVTGNSMGWYIALAVAGALKPKQAIELINTMGSMMTNGVIGGQMIYPIINDEWKIDQEQEQKVMQWLTQANQPSDCEVYISINLGGYLVFGGNKAGLKALEALLPVVQERYPMNLFNHAAFHTPLLHDVSKRAMALMSAELFNAPEIPLIDGLGKIWQPYSCDVEQLHYYTLSTQVVEPYNFSKAIEVAIKEFAPDKLIILGPGATLGGAVAQSLISHDWLNLTSKADFIAQQKQAPYILAMGLAEQRKSVVL; this is translated from the coding sequence ATGAGTTCGTCAATAAAAAATACCGATAAAGCGCCCGTAAAAGTAATGAGTAATAAAAAGCAAAGAGCGGTAGTTATTTGCCCTGGACGAGGGACTTACAATAAAGAAGAACTAGGATATTTGCAGCGTTTGCATAGCGATAAAACCGAAATAGTTTCTCTAATTGATGATTTTCGTGACAGCAAAGGACAAATAAAAGTTGCTGAACTTGATGGCATGGAAAATTACAGCATGCGCACTCACACTGCCGGCGAAAATGCTTCCGCACTTATTTATGCTTGTGCGTTATCAGATTACCAAGCGATTAATAAAGACGAGTTTGACATTGTCGCGGTTACTGGCAACTCTATGGGTTGGTATATCGCCTTAGCCGTTGCTGGCGCTTTAAAGCCAAAACAGGCTATTGAGCTAATTAATACCATGGGTTCGATGATGACAAACGGTGTTATTGGTGGACAAATGATTTACCCCATCATTAACGATGAATGGAAAATTGACCAAGAGCAAGAACAAAAGGTGATGCAATGGTTAACACAGGCAAATCAGCCAAGTGATTGTGAAGTTTATATCTCAATTAATTTAGGTGGTTATCTTGTTTTTGGTGGTAACAAAGCGGGCTTAAAAGCGTTAGAGGCTCTACTGCCAGTGGTGCAGGAACGTTACCCGATGAATTTATTTAACCATGCGGCTTTTCATACACCGCTGCTGCATGATGTTTCAAAGCGAGCGATGGCACTGATGTCAGCAGAATTGTTTAATGCCCCTGAAATACCATTAATCGATGGCTTAGGAAAAATTTGGCAACCTTATAGCTGCGATGTTGAGCAATTACATTACTATACGCTAAGTACACAAGTAGTAGAGCCTTATAACTTCTCTAAAGCTATAGAGGTAGCCATAAAAGAGTTTGCCCCAGACAAGCTTATTATTTTGGGTCCAGGTGCGACTTTAGGTGGGGCAGTGGCACAGAGCTTGATTAGTCATGACTGGCTAAATTTAACCAGTAAAGCTGATTTTATAGCTCAGCAAAAACAAGCACCTTATATACTCGCGATGGGATTAGCTGAACAACGTAAAAGTGTCGTATTATAG
- the argR gene encoding transcriptional regulator ArgR: MTTSRKKNEAELILAFKALLKEQCYGSQSQLAEALAEQGFKNMSQAKISRLLSKLGAVKMRNASDQVVYILPDELAVPKSKQAIQSVVISVKHNNMQIILKTGIGGAPLISRMLDSLGESTGILGTLAGDDTIFIAPTNVDRIDEITKDISLLLGVSSS, translated from the coding sequence ATGACCACAAGCCGTAAAAAAAATGAAGCAGAATTAATACTTGCGTTTAAAGCATTACTAAAAGAACAATGCTATGGCTCACAAAGTCAACTTGCTGAAGCCCTAGCTGAGCAAGGCTTTAAGAATATGTCGCAGGCGAAGATTTCACGCTTGTTGTCTAAACTGGGCGCGGTAAAAATGCGCAATGCCAGTGATCAAGTCGTATATATCTTGCCTGATGAGTTAGCCGTACCAAAATCAAAGCAAGCTATTCAATCTGTGGTGATCAGTGTAAAACATAATAATATGCAGATTATTTTAAAAACAGGTATTGGTGGCGCGCCATTAATTTCAAGAATGTTAGACAGCTTGGGTGAGTCGACCGGTATTTTAGGCACCTTAGCGGGTGACGATACTATATTTATCGCACCAACCAATGTTGATCGTATAGATGAAATAACCAAAGATATCAGTTTGTTATTAGGTGTTTCATCATCATAG
- a CDS encoding aldose epimerase family protein, whose protein sequence is MPTVPYISSPKITQCDFGKLRSGEKAQLFTLENSHGVQVKISNYGGIIVALETVDKHGNSSDIVLGYDNIESYENDPYYLGAIIGRYAGRIDQGQLSIDDKYYQLEMNNSDNQLHGGFKALNKQLWQASTESSDENASLLLHHTSPDGDNGFPGNVDFKVKYSLNNNNELTVEYFASTDKTTIINLTQHSYFNLAGHNSGDIYQHQIQLSAEYFLPMNERIYPTGEIRAVLKSAHDFSQLTVLGKNINSDDEQVLIAKGYDNYWLTNDNAISGEVFAARAFEPSSGRELTMYSDQPCLILYTANYIDGSQTGKENCVYQKHSGFCFEPQRLANRDTGADIKNTILRPDQPFYSQTRFVFKAR, encoded by the coding sequence ATGCCAACGGTTCCCTACATTAGCAGCCCAAAGATCACTCAGTGCGATTTTGGCAAATTACGCAGTGGTGAAAAAGCACAACTTTTCACTTTAGAAAATAGTCATGGCGTGCAAGTTAAAATCAGTAATTATGGCGGTATTATTGTTGCGCTTGAAACAGTAGATAAACACGGAAATTCAAGCGATATAGTGCTGGGCTACGACAATATTGAATCATATGAAAATGATCCTTATTATTTGGGCGCTATTATTGGTCGTTATGCTGGGCGTATTGATCAAGGGCAATTGTCTATTGACGACAAATACTATCAACTGGAGATGAATAATAGTGACAACCAACTGCACGGTGGCTTTAAAGCGTTAAACAAGCAACTTTGGCAGGCATCCACCGAAAGTTCGGATGAAAATGCAAGTTTATTACTGCATCACACTAGCCCTGATGGTGATAACGGTTTTCCCGGAAATGTTGATTTTAAAGTAAAATATAGCCTAAACAATAATAATGAATTGACCGTAGAATATTTTGCCAGCACTGATAAAACCACGATAATTAACCTCACTCAGCATAGTTACTTTAATCTCGCAGGACACAATTCAGGTGATATCTACCAGCATCAAATCCAACTAAGCGCTGAGTATTTTTTACCGATGAATGAACGCATTTATCCAACAGGTGAAATTAGAGCAGTGCTAAAGAGCGCGCACGACTTCAGCCAATTGACTGTTTTAGGCAAAAACATCAACTCAGATGACGAACAAGTGCTTATCGCTAAAGGATACGACAATTATTGGTTAACGAATGATAATGCTATCAGTGGCGAAGTATTTGCGGCTAGAGCATTTGAACCAAGCTCTGGGCGTGAATTAACGATGTATAGCGACCAACCTTGCTTGATTTTATATACCGCTAATTATATTGATGGTAGCCAAACAGGTAAAGAAAACTGCGTATATCAAAAACACTCCGGTTTTTGTTTTGAACCACAAAGGTTAGCTAACCGTGATACCGGTGCCGATATAAAAAATACAATACTTCGACCAGACCAACCTTTTTATAGTCAAACGCGCTTTGTATTTAAAGCTCGATAA
- the ispB gene encoding octaprenyl diphosphate synthase, protein MNIKNIQALAQQDMTAVNDLIFSKLHSDVALINQLGVYIVNGGGKRMRPLLTVLAARAIGYKGEEHLQLAAIVEFIHTSTLLHDDVVDESNMRRGRETANAMFGNSASVLVGDFLYSRSFQMMSELSNLRIMDILSDATNIIAEGEVLQLMNCNDPDTTEDSYMKVIYCKTAKLFEAATRLAAVIAKQDDATELAMLNYGKHLGTAFQLVDDIMDYTADAQEMGKNVGDDLAEGKPTLPLLYAMKHGTDQQKALIRDAIEHGNGMDHLDDILAAMKQTGSLVYTQKKAEQEADKAINAIAMLPESEHKQALISLAHIAANRSH, encoded by the coding sequence ATGAATATAAAAAATATCCAAGCTTTGGCTCAACAAGACATGACCGCTGTCAACGATCTTATCTTTTCGAAACTTCATTCCGACGTTGCGCTAATCAATCAATTAGGTGTTTATATTGTTAATGGTGGCGGTAAGCGTATGCGCCCATTGCTCACCGTATTAGCAGCAAGAGCTATTGGTTATAAAGGTGAAGAGCATTTACAACTCGCGGCAATTGTAGAGTTTATCCATACTTCAACTCTTTTACATGACGATGTTGTTGACGAATCGAATATGCGCCGCGGTCGTGAAACAGCGAATGCGATGTTCGGTAATAGTGCTAGCGTATTAGTTGGTGATTTTTTGTATTCTCGTTCATTTCAAATGATGAGTGAGTTAAGCAACTTAAGAATCATGGATATTTTATCCGATGCAACCAATATTATTGCTGAAGGTGAAGTGCTGCAATTGATGAATTGTAATGATCCTGACACCACAGAAGATAGCTACATGAAAGTTATCTACTGCAAAACCGCAAAATTATTTGAAGCAGCAACGCGACTAGCGGCTGTTATCGCTAAGCAAGATGATGCTACAGAATTAGCGATGCTGAATTACGGTAAACACTTAGGTACTGCTTTTCAGTTAGTTGACGATATTATGGACTATACTGCTGACGCACAAGAAATGGGCAAAAATGTTGGTGACGACCTCGCTGAAGGTAAGCCGACCTTGCCACTTTTGTATGCGATGAAACACGGTACTGACCAACAAAAAGCCTTAATTCGCGACGCCATTGAACATGGCAATGGTATGGACCACCTCGATGACATACTCGCCGCCATGAAACAAACGGGCTCTTTAGTTTATACCCAGAAAAAGGCCGAGCAAGAAGCCGATAAGGCAATAAATGCCATTGCAATGCTACCTGAGTCTGAGCATAAACAAGCTTTGATTTCACTGGCGCATATTGCGGCTAATCGTAGTCACTAA
- the rplU gene encoding 50S ribosomal protein L21 — translation MYAVFQSGGKQHRVTEGQTVRLEKIELEIGAAVEFENVLMIADGESINVGAPYIAGGKVVAEVVNQGRADKVKIVKFKRRKHSRKEAGHRQWFTEVKITGING, via the coding sequence ATGTACGCGGTATTCCAAAGCGGTGGTAAACAGCATCGTGTAACTGAAGGCCAAACAGTTCGTTTAGAGAAAATTGAACTTGAAATTGGTGCTGCAGTAGAATTCGAAAACGTTTTAATGATCGCCGATGGCGAGAGCATCAATGTAGGCGCGCCTTACATTGCTGGTGGTAAAGTTGTGGCTGAGGTTGTAAACCAAGGTCGCGCTGACAAAGTTAAAATTGTTAAATTTAAACGTCGTAAGCATTCACGCAAAGAAGCGGGCCATCGTCAATGGTTCACTGAAGTGAAAATTACTGGCATTAACGGCTAA
- the rpmA gene encoding 50S ribosomal protein L27, which translates to MAHKKAAGSTRNGRDSEAKRLGVKRFGGEAVLAGNIIVRQRGTRFHAGSNMGIGKDHTLFALSDGKVQFEVKGPKNRKFVSIIAE; encoded by the coding sequence ATGGCACATAAGAAAGCTGCGGGTAGTACACGTAACGGTCGTGATTCAGAAGCTAAACGCCTAGGTGTTAAACGTTTTGGCGGCGAAGCTGTTTTAGCGGGTAACATTATTGTTCGTCAACGTGGTACTCGTTTCCACGCTGGTAGCAACATGGGTATCGGTAAAGACCACACTCTATTTGCTTTATCTGATGGTAAAGTACAATTTGAAGTTAAAGGTCCTAAAAACCGCAAGTTTGTAAGCATCATTGCTGAGTAG